From Miscanthus floridulus cultivar M001 chromosome 15, ASM1932011v1, whole genome shotgun sequence, the proteins below share one genomic window:
- the LOC136509033 gene encoding protein WVD2-like 7 produces MGAEPDFSPPPPEPTHSPEPEISGKDSRNWKADMMSALGESVSFGRFLTEPLEWGKWSAFAHNRYLDEAAAQARPGSVAQKKAFFEAHYARKKRKSEDHAAASDDVAGGDGDLEAAENGGAASWSLSAAESSCMTDEPSAPAEEVCCGWEDGVVDCGDSASDKAVHVPEELAAIADAVGPSCRMDAPTNEMCHMEGSDQVVGAVLQLQKQDLCMGSLTAVDATLKEISILNQDITDSVKKRRIQMASLLSKPAKLSSPPTAKKGQSSSAKRRSMWQSAKENTSPPSADSSKLGTTSTPQKTSTLSTLHMSTDSRNLGTKIADRISQLEYATRSAESTKPHDLRLSRKTFSSALPEIAPRTSQVDEERSSHIMKIKEKLFGSTSPTVHQKSGITKEKERKFNNEPGFKESRHSFFFKAGLPNFYRRNKQPKDPSQQTTQEIPSSSKGGHLLSDINQAHQMGKGASDEKQICCFPIRKMC; encoded by the exons ATGGGAGCTGAGCCGGACTTCTCACCACCGCCGCCGGAGCCGACGCACTCGCCGGAGCCGGAGATCTCCGGCAAGGACAGCCGG AACTGGAAGGCGGACATGATGTCGGCTCTCGGGGAGTCGGTCTCCTTCGGCCGCTTCCTCACGGAGCCGCTAGAATGGGGGAAGTGGTCCGCCTTCGCGCACAACCGCTACCTCGACGAGGCGGCGGCGCAGGCGCGCCCGGGCTCTGTCGCGCAGAAGAAGGCATTCTTCGAGGCGCACTACGCTAGGAAGAAGCGCAAGAGCGAGGACCACGCCGCCGCCAGTGATGATGTTGCAGGCGGTGATGGCGATCTCGAGGCGGCAGAGAATGGTGGTGCCGCCTCGTGGTCGTTGTCTGCTGCGGAGTCTTCCTGCATGACGGATGAACCATCGGCACCAGCGGAGGAGGTGTGCTGCGGTTGGGAGGATGGAGTGGTGGATTGTGGTGACAGCGCCAGTGACAAGGCAGTACACGTGCCCGAGGAGCTCGCGGCCATCGCCGATGCCGTTGGGCCTTCTTGCAGGATGGATGCGCCCACGAATGAGATGTGCCACATGGAGGGGAGCGACCAAGTGGTTGGAGCAGTTTTGCAATTGCAGAAGCAGGATTTGTGCATGGGTAGTTTGACGGCCGTTGATGCCACTTTGAAG GAAATTTCCATTTTGAACCAGGATATCACAGATTCTGTCAAGAAAAGGAGGATCCAGATGGCGTCCCTGCTTTCAAAGCCAGCAAAGCTCAGCTCTCCCCCCACAGCAAAGAAAGGGCAGTCTTCCTCAGCTAAAAGGCGGTCGATGTGGCAGTCTGCAAAGGAGAACACCTCACCTCCTAGTGCAGACAGTAGCAAGCTAGGAACAACTTCGACCCCCCAAAAGACGTCAACACTGTCAACCTTGCATATGTCTACGGACTCAAGAAATCTTGGTACCAAAATTGCTGATAGGATTAGCCAGTTGGAGTATGCAACCAGGTCTGCAGAAAGCACTAAGCCTCATGATTTAAGGCTATCAAGAAAG ACATTTTCTAGTGCTTTGCCCGAAATTGCTCCAAGGACATCTCAAGTGGATGAAGAAAG ATCATCACATATAATGAAAATCAAAGAAAAGCTATTTGGTTCGACATCCCCAACAGTGCATCAGAAATCTGGTATAACCAAAGAAAAAGAG AGAAAGTTCAACAATGAACCTGGGTTTAAAGAATCACGACACAGCTTTTTCTTCAAAGCCGGGCTGCCAAATTTCTATCGAAGAAACAAACAACCAAAGGATCCAAGTCAGCAG ACTACTCAAGAGATCCCAAGTTCGTCGAAGGGCGGCCATCTACTAAGTGATATTAATCAAGCACACCAAATGGGTAAAGGTGCATCCGATGAGAAACAGATATGTTGCTTCCCCATCAGAAAGATGTGTTAG
- the LOC136507460 gene encoding uncharacterized protein has protein sequence MALWADFRAGSAREARPFSQAVLARGPREREGESRRQGATRGGRRGRRARPGGGAAREEDDCVRLNPRSATGERGRSRCHRLGRLQLAGSEGEGGGGRHRRWLAGFEEEGATVAGCSPDLRERGGRGWGRAVTRREEGCGAWPSGAEREVARARSGAEKGEARPRGAKRAVERERV, from the coding sequence atggccctatGGGCCGATTTCCGTGCTGGGTCGGCCCGCGAGGCACGACCATTTTCACAGGCCGTGCTAGCCCGAGGCCCACgagagagggaaggggagagcaggagGCAGGGCGCCACGAGAGGCGGCCGCCGCGGCCGGCGCGCTCGCCCTGGAGGTGGGGCCGCGCGGGAGGAAGACGATTGCGTGCGCTTGAACCCTAGATCCGCCACCGGTGAGCGCGGCCGCAGCAGATGCCACCGCCTGGGCCGCCTTCAGCTCGCCGGATCTGAGGGAGAGGGTGGGGGAGGGCGCCACCGTCGTTGGCTCGCCGGATTTGAGGAAGAGGGTGCCACCGTCGCTGGCTGCTCGCCGGATCTGAGGGAGAGGGGAGGAAGAGGGTGGGGGAGGGCGGTCACGAGGAGGGAGGAGGGGTGCGGTGCGTGGCCGAGCGGAGCAGAGAGGGAGGTCGCGAGGGCGAGGAGCGGAGCGGAGAAGGGCGAGGCGCGGCCGCGCGGTGCCAAGCGTGCCgtagagagggagagggtatAG